In Rhodamnia argentea isolate NSW1041297 chromosome 1, ASM2092103v1, whole genome shotgun sequence, the genomic window AAacgtatatttttttttatacatgataaattatcagttttatgattatttaaatctaattaattggattcaaatccacaaataaataaataataaaaaagagccTAGAATGCATTCACCCTAAGAACATTAATCCACCATTTGTTAATATCATTCATTGTTTCGAAAtgacaaattcaactacattccaATTCAATAATCCATAAGACTTGGAGAAAGAGAGGGTGATGGGGCACGATTAGGGTTTGGGCAAAGTGATCGAGCCTATTAGATTAACCTAGCATGTAAAAAATGGCATGTCGGAAACTAGACACGCATGTCGGCGGTATGTTGACCGAGTGTTCAACAACGACATGCGTCACGAAGTCTTCGGGTGATTGTTCGTGCTACATAGGGGTTGGCTGGCTCTCACCGGTGGCGGTGTGGGTTGTCggcgacccttgctagccaaagttaaagaaaaaaaaaagaatgaataagcaaaaaagtaattaatctttttttattaaaaataaaaatttatttatttaaataaattatttaaaaatatctatGTCAGCAACAAACGCaccacataggatggccggcGTCCGACTTGgtaatttttggctaaaattgatcggatggactaaattggcacctatacaaaaagatttaggactaaattggtccaataaaaacttttaagactgaatttgtaCTAATACAATCGATAGGACAAATATGGATTTGCTCTCTATTGACGCCACTTTGGATGTCATTTTTGTTGTCACATATAGAGGGACCTAAAGTGTTAGGGgacacaaaatgaaaaaaatagactTATGAACTCCATGTATCCTCTAACTTCAATTTTGATACTTGCATATATCAGATATCGCATTGACATGTCGATGATTGATCGAACAATTTAAAATAGGTGAAAATCTCACATGAAACATATAATAAGAATATAGGCAATTTTATTGAAATCCGTTCATCTAGCATGGTTGTCAAACTacgagaaaagtaccaaaaagtcctaatcAATTGATTCATAAACCTTTActcaaaatttcaatgtagtctttcttATCAATTTTCGCGAAAAATAGCCGATGTGACAGTGTGCTACATAGGATGGCCGGCGATGACTAAACCGTCACATCGGTAATTTTGCGAGAAATTGACTGAAAGGATTACACTGAAGTTCCgcacaaaaagtttaagattaaatttgcaaaattaaaatgcttGTGATTCGATTGACAtccatataatagatttagaattgattgggtaattttctcaCTTAATCAAGTAATCAAGAAAAATGTATTTAATTTCTTTCCAAAGCGTGACATTAATGTCTTCAGAATCCAACCCTTCTTTACCATGATTTGTTAATAAGATAATTCGTAACCGATCTTGGAGACGTGGGTATATACTCTGGATTGGAAGGTAAATCAACAGAAATCATATCGAATTTCTTTAACATATGCACATGTTTGCAGTCACTGGTGCTAAACCAATTTAGCTAACTCCACGAGGGTTGTACCCATTAGCATCAGATTAATGAAAATGGCCAGCGATTCTCTTGAATTTAAAAGTTGTCCAATAatataaaaatggaaaatcatatGACAAGATTTAAAATTTAGTAACTCCATAAGATAGACAAAAAGCTGCTCCCACCACAAGACCTTGAAAAACTACATACATTGGAGATCGGACTTACAAAAGCCAAATGAACCGGTTTCACGTGCATTGTCTCCTATGTAACACCGACACGACAggggacacgggacacgacacgatacgatacgccgacacatgatttttcaaaaattagaaaatttcgacacgctgggacacgttatatattaaatatatatatttttatatatacatgaaaaattatgaattttatgattcacataaaagtaaataataaaaaaagagttctAGAATGAATTTATGCTAAAAATAAGGATTCACCATTTATTAACATCaacattttgaattgaaaaattcaactacattcATTATCAAATATAACAACTCATTGATAATGTCTTTGTATCCGCTCCTTTTATATCGGGGTCATCAATGAAAATATAAGGGCACAAGTAACTGTGTGTGACAAGCTTACGGGTTTCTCATGAAAGACAAAAACGCAACCAAAGTGGGAAATGGCAGCACAAGTGACTGTGTGTGACTATCTTGAGGGGCGAAAAGggtaaaaggaaatcaaaaggagttgagagagagagggtggatGCAACACATCACTGACACCtgcacaaaagagagagagagctctctttGGGAGCAGTGGTTGAAGAAATAGCACAGGCGAAGGTGAAGTCACCCTTtggaccaaaaaacaaaaaaaaggtgaagTCACCCTCATCCTCGTCTTTTTGTGCCGTGAAATGCGGActcctccactctctctctctctctcttcttcattggCCACTGCTTTTTTCTTCTGTTGCTTCATTTCGTCATATCCATAAACCAAACAGGCCtccacagtctctctctctctctctctctctctctcttctctctgcttACCCTCCATCGAACCCGCTTTCGCTcacattctttcttcatttctgACTTCGCGCCGATCTCTTCCTCGCTATCTTCGTCGATGTTATGCGGGACATGGGCATCTCTGTAAAACCCTGTTATTTGCTCCTGTAATCTTGCTTTCACCACCATCATTTTCGCCGCCAGGCCTTGAGGGGAGCGACAGAGCCGAGAGTAGCGGGAGACGAcgcgagagagacagaggagagGTCGCGACAGCAGAAACAGAAAGAAGAGGTCGTATTTCTTATTTTGACTTCAGTTTTTGCCCttaaaaagatcaaaactttcCTACCTTATGTCCGGATGCGAGTCCCTCGCGTGTCCGTTCCGTTGACTGCGAGTCGGAGCTCGGACACGCGTTGACTGCGTGTCCGGACGTGTCCGGCGCTtgtcggacaccgacacgtgtccgacatgCGAAAACTGCGCCCAAAGgcgtgtccgtgctacatagacTGTGTCATAACAATCCccactaactttttttttttttttttttggttgtttcttAGCTCAAAAGAAAAGACGACAATGATAATAAGAGTATGGCTATACCTTCTACTAAAGGATTTGAATATAAAAATAAGGTTTTGTTAATCAGTATCCCTTCTTGAAGAGCCTTGACTTCACTCATTGAAACTCCATAAGTTTCGACTGGGCCCCCTAGGATTAGAAGAGCTTTTGTACTAACCTGCCGCCCGTATCCATGGCAAACTTGGCTcgattgaagaaaatgaaatacaTGGAGCCAGGTTAGGTCACTTCGATCGCTTAAGAAGCtaatttggaagagaaaaatgcTTTTTGAGACACTTTATAAAGTGAAGAAATACACAATGTAGGAAGGCTTATTACATTAAGAGTAATTACTATATATACTaatgatttgagaaaatggATAGATATAAATTATAAGAATGGACAAATTGCTTTCGCGAAAGTTTTTGATAAGAAAAACAATTCAGAACGTTTTCAAGGAAGCTTAACAAGTGATTCGAgggcatttcattttttttttcaaatttctacCGAAAGCAGCATAGGTCGTAGTGTTTGACTGAataatttatagattttttttttggtcgaaaaataatttatagatTTACAGGTAGACAAACTTTGggatttcttttgtttcttcaacTGAAGTAGTAACTGAAAAGATACTTGCCGAGATCTTCTCCCGGCTTCTCAAATTGAATGGCGAAACAGTCAATTGGTAAAACTATTCTGTCAGCCTAAaagattaatcaatttgtgtcagtagagttttttttttttttttgtgtgggccatTTTAGATAGTGTAGATTTTAGGGTTCTGGGGTTCACGAGATGGCCAAATCTTGGCAAATCAATATCAATAGGGCGGATAATTTATTCGTTCAGATCCAAATGAAACGGAGTGAAAACGAACTTCTCGATAAACAGAGAAAGTCCATACCAATTTTAGATAGCCTTCATCTACAAAACTCAAGCCGTTTTGATATCTCATGTTCTTATACAgcacgcgcgcgcgcgcacaaaGCAATGGAACTTGAAGACTTTACGATCACGGCGGCTGCCCTATTAGGGTTGATCTCGCTCTTCAAGAACCTGCTTGTCTTCATACGATGGCTTCATGCCACATTTCTTAGGCAGCCGAAGAACCTGCGCGAGTACGGCTCGTGGGCTGTCGTCACCGGACCCACCGACGGCATCGGGAAAGCCCTAGCCTTCGAGCTCGCGTCCAAGGGCCTCAACCTTGTTCTCGTGGGTCGAAACCCGAGTAAGCTAGAAGCCACTTCCAGTGAGCTGAGGTGGAGATACGGAAATGAGATCCAGGTCAGTGCTTATCGAATTAAGAATGTGATGCAACAAACACAATTCCTATCTACTTTAACAAAGTGATTACACGTCATGCCTAACAAGGGAATTGACCATTGATAAGGTACTTTCTCCAGGTCAAGACCGTAGTCGCCGACTTGGCAAAGCTGAGCGGATTGGAAATAGAGGCGGCGGTTGCCTCCGCGACCGAAGGGCTCGATGTCGGGGTGGTGGTGAACAATGCCGGAGCGGCTCAAGGCCATCCATTCGCGAAGTACTTTCACGAAGTTGATGATGAATCGATGGAGAGCATACTGAGGGTGAATGTGAACGCAGTGGTGTGGGTAACGAAGGGAGTGATCGGTGgaatgttgaagaagaagagaggagcgATTGTGAATATTGGATCTGGTTCCACCGTGTACGTCTCTTCGTTTCCTCTTCAAACCTTGTATGCCTCAACCAAAGCGTAAGTTTCGTATTCTCCAAAGTCCTAATGTATCTTCTTTCACCACATAAACTATACTAACATCCATTACATTTGTTAGTCTTCGTATACTGGGGAAAGTATATAAAATCTATCAATAACATATTAATGAGTGCTCCCAAGACAGTACGGCACTAATTGAGCATCGAATTAAGGAATCATTACCGATATTACTGTCTTTTAGGTTTCATCATGAAACTAAACCGATGCCCTTGGGAACGGCTCAGAACCGGCCGGTTCGGTCCGATCCGGGCTGTTCCttttgctcacccttaattTCATGAATACATATGTTAACTACACTTagtgttttatttatttgcttgtAGGTTTATGGCAATGTTCTCAAAAAGCGTGGCTCTTGAGTACAAGGACCAAGGGATCGACATTCAGTGCCAGGTAAATGTCTTATAAATTGTTATGCAATGTCTAGATAGATATAAAACTTTTTCAGTGCATGAATGTGGGTGAATGATCAACCTTCAACCACTATTTAATTTATGGATATTGTGTGTTGATTCCGAAGTTGTTTGCGTTTGAACTTTAGATAGACATCATAATAGAAAAAGTTAGCCTTAACGTAAGGGAAAACATCGATTGATTTGTTTACTTGTAATGATTACTCATTCATAAACTTGTTTAGAACTTCAATTTTCGGATTGGATAAGTCAATGTCAATAAAAAGGAATCTTATCCATGATTAAGGAAAAACGTACGTAAGCGTTAATCGGGGAAGACATATTTTGCATCTTGTGATATCATTTCGCCCGGAATGGCTCCACTCGATGAAATACATGTCACTGTTATGTTCGATTCTTATTGAATCGGGTTCCGTGGCAATTCGGACAACAAGCATAACGCATAATTAAGAACTGGAAGTGATTACTCTAAAGGGTAGTATATACAGGAACTGGAAAGATAAAATGGCAAATTGAGAGATACATAGTTCTTGATGATTGTTGATTCCCTTCTTATTAACACAAAAATTAACCAAGTCAGCATAATCAGTATGATATCGATTAGGGTAAACATATGACCTGAGACTAGGTGAGGTGGCTATAGGCGAGATACTGGCTCTACTAGTCTTTGTCCATGGTCATACTGGACACTAGAGCTCTTGCTTATGGTCATACTTACTAATGACCATGTTCAGTTATGGATATACGATAGTGATTGGTTGACGATTGTTATAGTAAAATTGATTGTGATGTGCTTATCGAACATAAAAAGAGACCGAGTACAGGAGGAAGCCCTTGCATGTTAACATACGCAAGGAGGCTGTCCTTCTGTTAGAAAGTTAGAATATAGAGTGGTATTCTAAACGAAGATTATGATCAATCGATATATATATGAATCTCGACGAGTTGGATGAATATAAGGGAGTCAGCATTAAATTATCGCTCAAACTAAAATAATTGTCAAAGCATAAAACAAACATGTCAAGTTAAAACAATTTGATGTTGATGACTTGGTTTAGGAAATTACATTGCCGATGAGTACAGATAACGAAACATCCGTTAGATGTCTTTCTACACGAGAAGTACATTATTTACTGTCCGACGTGATTAGTGATAACACTTATCGACTAATGGATATTGATAAGAAAAAATTGTCACGTTCAATAAATGGAAAATACCTCAAGACATATCATCCAACTATGTGGGAGATGCAAGAGATGCAAGATGAGCGAGAAGAAGAACCATAAAAGGAAATATCGCAAGAAGTAGCTGTTGAAACGGGTGGATcgattaaaagagaaataattcATTAAAAACTTTCTAAAACTCTGCACTCAATTATATAATATCACCAAAGCATTATATAACAAGTACCATAATTCgttcataaataaatatttcacaTAAATATTCACATTACAACATCAGTGGGAAATATTTCACAGGATGACAAACTAACTCTAAAACAATATCAGGATTGCAATATTCACAAACTCAAAAACTAACGGcactaaaagaaaacatcaacaTCCTCTCCAGTAACATCGTCTTATAACATGAAATGACTTCACAAACTAGTTAAAGCCAGGCAAATTATTAAGTCTACAAGGCGCTCTTATAAAAGCTCTTGCGGTACCATTTGCTCTACGTTAAGACGCATTCTACCTCAGCCAAGGCCTATTTATAGCCAGGGTCGATGTCCTTGCCATCCCCATGCTCATGTACTTAGTCGGGAATCTAATCCCAAAACTCTTATAAAAACGGGAGTTGGCTTCCCATAAACGATCTATGACTTGTGCCATTCCACAGAAAGAGTTGTTCTCAGCACTATGACCCTCCTATCGTTTGGCATTACGTGATCATTCCGTATGACTTTTTGAATCATTTCGTTGACCCTCTTCATATGTGACATCATGTCGGTTTGACCATCCCAGTGGTAAAGTGCTAAGTTCCATATGACTTCCTAAATCATTTCGTTGACCGTCTTCATATGTGACATCATGTTAGCTTGACCATTCCAATGGTAAAGGGCTAAAGCATATGTGACATCATGTCAGCTTGACCACTCCAGCGGTAAAGGGCTAAAGCATTCCATGCGTCCTAGCGTAGAACGAATGATCCCTCGAGAGCTTTTATAAGGGCACCTTGTAGACTCAATAATTTTCCTGGCTTTAACTAGTTTGTGGAGTCATTTCCTGTTATAAGGCAACTTTACTAGAGAGGACGTTGATACTTTGTTTTAGTTCCTTTAATTTTGAAGTTTGTGAATATTGCAAACCTGATGTTGTTTTAGAGTTAGTTTGTCATCATGCAAAATATTTCCTACTGATATTGTAATATGAATATttatatgaaatatttgtttatgGATGAATTATGGTATTTGTCATATAAGTCTTTAGTGGTATTATATAGTTGAGTGGGGAATTCTGGAAAGTTCTTAGTGATTTTAATGAACTCAATTTTGCTTAAATCTTtatattaatgataattttAAATGAGGATCCTTAGATGATGATTGGGAACTTAATGAACTTTCGAATCTATGTCCTTATGTAAAATACATTGGTATAATTAATTAGTGTAAAACGTGTCTATAAATGTTAGGTATTAATGATTTGTGCGAAATGTCTAAACAGCCTCATATTCATATATAATGGCAACGGCTTCAAAGAATATCGTGGCTGAGCTCAATAAGGGCAAGAAGTTGAATGGTGAAAGCTATGAGATCTGGAATATAATAATCCAGTATGTGCTGGAAGAGTTATATGAACTGGAAGCTCTTAATTTGGTCATGATAGAACCAGATGATGGAATCATTGCGTTGCGGAAGAGATAAGGATGCCTTTcttgcttggaaaaaaaaaagaactcaacaGCTCGTATTACGTTGCTGAGCAGTATGGATAATGATATCATGCGTAAGTTCGGGCAGCATGAGAATATCATGGATATGTAGGATGTATTAAAGACTAGTTTTGGGCGGACATCGGTCACTAAGCTGATGTAGCTTACAATCAGGCTCAATacatataagatgccacatgggtaTAATATGAAGCAACATCCGAGGTGCATGTCGAGCATGATCGGTGAGCTGGAAGGATGCTGGTCACACATTATCTGATGAGCACCAGGTGCAGGCAATGATCCGCTTTTTGCCCTATAGCTAGGAGCATATGAAAGTTAACCCGACCCATAACGAGAATATGAAGACCTTCGAGGATGCTATGCGCCACCTTAAGCTAGAAGAGGTCCGCCTTTCCGGTGGCTAAGCCACAACCGATGTGTATTTTGCTGGTTCTAGCTTACATGGAGCTTCAAGTTGCAAGCGCAAGCATCCTGAGGGGTTTAGGAAGTGAAAAGGTAAAGGAGCAGAACCAACTCACAAGAAATCGAAGTTTGACAAACATTAAAAAGGGAAGCGTCCTTTTAATAAGAACATTTCAAGGgtaaagtgttttaattatgGCAAGAAGGGTCATTTCACTCGCGATCGTGGCAAGTCAAAGAAAGTAGAAACCTTTTgtacacttaaaagtgttagtTATGTATCGAGTTCTATATTTCCAACTGAATTTCATCATTTATGGACTGTAGACTCGGGGCCACGAGACCATATAGCCAAAGACAGAAATACTTTTGTGGAGTTTTGACGAATTTCACGTGGAGCGAAGTAGGTGTGACCGGTTCTCGGTCCGGTCCGGCTCTCCTCAAGAACCAGGAACATGGCCGTTGGTttcggttcccaattttcgaAATCGCGGACTAGATTGGGTCCAGTCCGGTTCTCGGGCGATTCTATGGGACCGGTAACCATATTGActtttgaataatattcacaCTCCAATCACCAAATGGGGGTTGGTCCATTGCATCTCTCCCATTGTCTCTGTCTTTATATTGTTGATGCATATTTTGTATGTTcatgaaggaagaaagaaacaagtaGCATGGGAATAGGGTCAttggtcttttctttttttgcagagGAGGAAGATTTTAAGGTCATCACATGAAAGCAAATAAAACCAACAAAAATGAGCTTTTGTGCTTCCTCGTTCCATTCACTTTCTTTAACCCCTACCCCCCCTCTCTTCTTTTACTGTTTTGTTACATTATGTTTCTTCACttgattttttccctttgtgaTAAAAAACACTTCggataaaaaattatcacgtgaTTGCCTAAGATGTGAGAAAGGGAGAGGCCATgtaaagaaagaagggaaaattggaTTTAGCATTacgattaaaaatttaaaataatattaaaatcaaCCGATCCGATTTGGGTGGTCCGGTCCAGTCCCGTATACATGGAACCGAGAATCAGATCGCCGCCCTCTAGAATCaagaaccggaccatcggtccggtccggtcgaAGCGATCCAAGTTCGGGCGGTCCAATTTGCTCATCCCAAGAGCGAAGTGGATCTATGTGGGGAACAACTTCAAAGCTGCtttaagaaatttatgaccttagtgaaaaatcaattagataagaaaataaaagtattgAGATCCGATCAAGgtcaaaaataattatctcttgAGTTCGGACATTTGCGTgatgaaaaggaaatagaaagacAATTATCTATTTCATACAGTCCACATCAAAATggtgttgaaaaaaaaaaagaaatagaatctTAATGAAAATGGTAGGGTTTATGATGGCATAGGCTAATTTGCCTATCACCTTTTGAGGTGATGCTTTGTTGGTTGCCGTCTATGTACTTTATCGTGTGCCTTCAAAGTCAACTTTTTCCACCCCATATAAGTTATGGACATGTCGAAAATCATATTTGAGTTTTCTTAAACCTTGGGGTTGAGTTGCCTACATTCACAAAACctcataaatatggaaaattagatcgaagaggcaaaaagagcaTCTTCATAATGAacataaatgaacaaaaaagcaaaaatgtgactgaatttgaatctcgagatgtcacattcttataGAATGACTTTTcgagaaagggcgaaatagatGAAGACTACTCCCTATTTGAGACCTCGGATCGAGATAATGGGAAATGCAGATATAATGATACAATGAGAGCAATGTGAGGAGTGGGGAATCAAGTACGAACCAGTCTCAATTACAATCACTTTCGAGTGGGAGCATAATGGAAAATAAAGTATAtagggtacaatcttctccacgacaAACAAGTCGCAAAATCATTCCTAGTTGACGTTTTGAGAGCGAAGGGAAAGCTTTCATAGTTGCTCCACAAGAAGAGGGTAAGCCTATGAATGTAATTGAGGCTCTATCTTGGCTTGATAagaaaaaatggatgaaagcaatggaagaagaaatggagTCGATGAGATCACACCAAACTTGGAAACTGGTTAATCTTCTAAAAGGATGCAGAGCTTACCTCTTCGTTGGTTGATCTCCAATTTGGAGAGTTGTTTTTACACGGAAACGGAAACAAGTAGGTTATCAAACTAAAGTATAAAGCTGATGACTcaattgagagatataaggttCATCTTGTAGCGAAGGAGTATAACCAAtaagaataaattgattatgaaaatattttttcttctatgGTAAGATTTACTTCAATTCGCCTTATTCTGGCAATAATGACAAGCTTGGATCTTAAATTACAttagatggatgtaaagactacTTTTCTCAATGGAAAATTAGAAGAATAAATCTACATGAAACAACATGCTGGGTTTATTCTtgaaagacaaggaaaaaaagtacGTCAACTTCTGAAATCAACATATGGCCTCAAGCAATCTTCAAAATAATAGCACATATGTtttcataatgccatagtggtTTTTGATTTTGAGATGATTAATGAAGACAATTACGTATATATCAAGAGATCCATATGTCATTTTGTGTTCTTATCATTATACGTTAATGATATACTAATTGCCTGAAGgaatatggagtttgtcaaaacagtcaaaagttggctatcttgtaattttgaaaagaaaggtATGGGTGAAGCTACAAACATTTTTTGAGTCAATATTTCAAGAGATCATTCGAAAAGGTTATTATCTCTTTCGAAAGAGACATACATTAATAAAGTTCTTAAACGATTTCGTCTATAAGACCGTAAATCCATAGATATTCCTATTGTAAAAGGTGAAGATTTGAGTTacagaatgtgtcctaagactccacatgAGTAGGAATGAATGAAAAGTGCTCCTTACGCGAGTGACGTTGGAAACTTAATGTGCGCTATGATGTGTATAATacccgatatttgttatgcagttaGAATGGtaagtagataccaatccaatccaggtcaagtATATTATGCCGTTGTCAAGAGAATCCCGAGGTATTTGAAAGTTACTGCTGATTATGCCCTGagttatcaaggaagtgatccgcATCTTGACGATTACACCGATCTTGATTGAGGAGGAGATttagaagagagaaaatctACCTCTAGAAATGCGTTCTTACTAAATAATGGCGCAATATCATAGAGCAATAAGAAGCAGAAGTGTATAGCTTTATCTATCATGGAAGCCGAGTTTGTGACTATGTTAGCGAAAGCGTaagagggtgtttggcttaggAGATTTTAGGATCATTTAGGTATTACTAGTGATACCGCAAATCCAACTTTGGTGTATTGTGATAGCCAAGTAGCAACAACTTACACTAAAGATCCCGGGTTCTATTGTAataccaaacacatagacattaagtgtAATTATGCTAAGGATGTAGTTGCATGAAAGAATGTGAACATACAATAAATATCTatgcatagaatgttagcagattCGATGACAAAACCGATTCCTAGAGATATTTTTCACGATCATGTAAAATTTCTAAGACTGCGTAGAATGCAATATACTAGATATTGAA contains:
- the LOC115738819 gene encoding very-long-chain 3-oxoacyl-CoA reductase 1-like, with the protein product MELEDFTITAAALLGLISLFKNLLVFIRWLHATFLRQPKNLREYGSWAVVTGPTDGIGKALAFELASKGLNLVLVGRNPSKLEATSSELRWRYGNEIQVKTVVADLAKLSGLEIEAAVASATEGLDVGVVVNNAGAAQGHPFAKYFHEVDDESMESILRVNVNAVVWVTKGVIGGMLKKKRGAIVNIGSGSTVYVSSFPLQTLYASTKAFMAMFSKSVALEYKDQGIDIQCQVPLFTATKMTMLKKRPIFVPSAEMFSRASIRWIGYDRQCNPYWSHAVEGFVFHTLDTISVWYIERYMTWMRKKGLEQDRHL